One window of the Haloarcula halobia genome contains the following:
- a CDS encoding [LysW]-lysine hydrolase: protein MSEAQTREVDGEARELLEDVVRTPSVSGDEGDAAAYLAEFFEAHGREVWIDEVGNVRAPADDGVLLTSHVDTVPGDIPVRVEDGDEGDVLWGRGSVDAKGPLCAMAVAAVRTGASFAGVVMEEVDSTGGRYLVEDRESAPDAVINGEPSGWEGITLGYRGLLGGTYVATSESGHSSRPENNAIQDAIDWWSAVEAEFDPDEWMPVFERVTCKPVDIDGGISEDGLSVETTMEVQLRVPPEYTTDEIREIADGYLENGTVNWNDQVEPVMQSPRTPVARAFRATIRQHGGEPHMLRKTGTSDMNVYAKAWDCPMVTYGPGDSDLDHAPDEHIELAEYDRSVSVLTDVTERLLED, encoded by the coding sequence ATGAGCGAGGCCCAGACCCGCGAGGTCGACGGCGAGGCCCGCGAACTCCTCGAAGACGTCGTCCGCACTCCCTCCGTCTCGGGAGACGAGGGTGACGCGGCGGCGTACCTCGCCGAGTTCTTCGAGGCCCACGGCCGCGAGGTGTGGATCGACGAGGTCGGCAACGTCCGCGCCCCGGCCGACGACGGCGTCCTCCTGACCTCCCACGTCGACACCGTGCCGGGCGATATCCCGGTCCGCGTCGAGGACGGCGACGAGGGCGACGTGCTCTGGGGCCGTGGCTCCGTCGACGCGAAGGGACCGCTGTGTGCGATGGCCGTCGCGGCCGTTCGTACGGGCGCCTCCTTCGCCGGCGTCGTCATGGAGGAAGTCGACTCGACCGGGGGGCGGTACCTCGTCGAGGACCGCGAGTCGGCACCCGACGCCGTCATCAACGGCGAACCCTCGGGCTGGGAGGGCATCACGCTGGGCTACCGGGGCCTGCTCGGTGGCACCTACGTCGCCACCAGCGAGTCGGGTCACTCCTCGCGGCCGGAGAACAACGCCATCCAGGACGCCATCGACTGGTGGTCGGCCGTCGAGGCCGAGTTCGACCCCGACGAGTGGATGCCCGTCTTCGAGCGGGTGACCTGCAAGCCCGTCGACATCGACGGCGGTATCTCCGAGGACGGCCTCTCCGTCGAGACGACGATGGAGGTCCAGTTGCGGGTGCCACCGGAGTACACGACCGACGAGATCCGCGAGATCGCCGACGGCTACCTCGAGAACGGCACGGTCAACTGGAACGACCAGGTCGAACCCGTGATGCAGAGCCCCCGGACGCCGGTCGCGCGGGCCTTCCGGGCGACCATCCGCCAGCACGGCGGCGAACCGCACATGCTGCGCAAGACCGGCACCAGCGACATGAACGTCTACGCGAAGGCCTGGGACTGCCCGATGGTCACCTACGGCCCGGGCGACTCCGACCTGGACCACGCGCCCGACGAACACATCGAACTCGCGGAGTACGACCGCTCGGTCAGCGTTCTGACCGACGTCACCGAACGCCTCCTGGAGGACTGA
- a CDS encoding aspartate aminotransferase family protein, which produces MTGFVFNEKPIQIERGDGAYVADDSGTEYLDMGASYACVPLGHGHPAVQEAVTEQFEKLTYVQASYPNAERTALYELLADTAPDPIDKTWLCNSGTEANEAALKFARSATGDSKIVATMQGFHGRTMGALATTWKTKYKKPYEPLIGDVEFVPYDDSEALDEAVDEDTAAFIVEPVQGEGGINPASKEYLEAAREITEDVGAALIFDEVQTGMGRTGALWNSTRAAVTPDMITSAKGLGNGFPIGATLCRDWIAENYGSHASTFSGGPVISAAAGATVSALIEESVPGNAAVMGEYLQTELEAAIGDEVREVRGEGLMVGVEVGRGANTALKQLALNHQVLALPAGRTVVRLLPPLTIDESHVDEVVDALTEVLT; this is translated from the coding sequence ATGACCGGATTCGTCTTCAACGAGAAACCCATCCAGATCGAGCGCGGCGACGGCGCGTACGTCGCCGACGACAGCGGCACCGAGTACCTCGATATGGGCGCATCTTACGCCTGCGTCCCGCTGGGCCACGGCCATCCCGCGGTCCAGGAGGCCGTCACCGAGCAGTTCGAGAAACTGACCTACGTCCAGGCGTCCTACCCCAACGCCGAGCGGACGGCGCTGTACGAACTGCTCGCGGACACCGCGCCGGACCCCATCGACAAGACGTGGCTCTGTAACTCCGGCACGGAGGCCAACGAGGCGGCGCTGAAGTTCGCCCGGTCGGCGACGGGCGACTCGAAGATCGTCGCCACCATGCAGGGCTTCCACGGCCGGACGATGGGCGCGCTGGCGACCACGTGGAAGACCAAGTACAAGAAGCCCTACGAGCCGCTCATCGGCGACGTGGAGTTCGTCCCCTACGACGATAGCGAGGCGCTGGACGAGGCCGTCGACGAGGACACCGCGGCGTTCATCGTCGAACCCGTCCAGGGCGAGGGCGGCATCAACCCCGCGTCGAAGGAATACCTCGAAGCGGCACGTGAGATAACCGAGGACGTCGGCGCGGCGCTCATCTTCGACGAGGTCCAGACCGGGATGGGTCGGACCGGCGCGCTCTGGAACTCCACGCGGGCCGCCGTCACGCCGGACATGATCACCTCGGCGAAGGGCCTGGGCAACGGCTTCCCAATCGGAGCGACGCTCTGCCGTGACTGGATCGCCGAGAACTACGGCTCCCACGCCTCGACGTTCTCCGGCGGGCCGGTCATCTCGGCCGCGGCGGGCGCGACCGTCTCGGCGCTCATCGAGGAGTCGGTGCCCGGCAACGCCGCCGTGATGGGCGAGTACCTCCAGACCGAACTCGAAGCGGCCATCGGCGACGAGGTGCGCGAGGTCCGCGGCGAGGGCCTGATGGTCGGCGTCGAGGTCGGCCGCGGCGCCAACACGGCGCTGAAGCAACTGGCCCTGAACCACCAGGTGCTCGCGCTACCGGCGGGCCGGACCGTCGTGCGCCTGCTGCCGCCGCTGACCATCGACGAGAGCCACGTCGACGAGGTCGTCGACGCGCTGACGGAGGTGCTGACATGA
- a CDS encoding acetylglutamate/acetylaminoadipate kinase has product MTVVIKVGGARAVDPAGALADVATLVEAGEQVVVVHGGSTKVDETLERLGVEPEYVETPSGVVGRFTDETTMEVFEMAFGHLNTQLVAGLQSLDVDAVGLNGVDGKLLYGPRKSAVRVVEDGTKKIRRGDHSGTIKQVNGDLLETLLSDGYTPVAAPPMAGSEARSASEDSSGDEPREQIIPVNTDADRSAAAIAGELDATLVLLTDVEGVYGDPDDPDTLIESVETTDDWAALEDAAEGFMGRKIMAAEEALSGGAPEVVVADANAEEPILSALDGSGTHVHASAIQEDTA; this is encoded by the coding sequence CGCGCGGTCGACCCCGCGGGGGCGCTTGCGGACGTCGCAACGCTGGTCGAAGCGGGCGAACAGGTCGTCGTGGTCCACGGCGGCTCGACGAAGGTCGACGAGACGCTCGAACGACTCGGCGTCGAACCGGAGTACGTCGAGACGCCCTCGGGCGTCGTCGGCCGGTTCACCGACGAGACGACGATGGAGGTCTTCGAGATGGCCTTTGGCCACCTCAACACGCAACTCGTCGCCGGCCTCCAGAGCCTCGACGTGGACGCCGTCGGGCTGAACGGCGTCGACGGCAAGTTGCTCTACGGCCCCCGCAAGTCCGCGGTCCGGGTCGTCGAGGACGGCACGAAGAAGATCCGCCGGGGTGACCACAGCGGGACCATCAAGCAGGTCAACGGCGACCTGCTGGAGACGCTCCTGTCCGACGGCTACACGCCGGTGGCTGCGCCACCGATGGCGGGTAGCGAGGCGCGAAGCGCCTCGGAAGATTCGAGCGGCGACGAGCCGCGAGAACAGATTATCCCGGTCAACACCGACGCCGACCGCTCGGCCGCCGCTATCGCCGGCGAACTCGACGCCACCCTGGTACTGTTGACCGACGTCGAGGGCGTCTACGGAGATCCCGACGACCCCGACACGCTCATCGAGTCCGTCGAGACGACCGACGACTGGGCCGCCCTCGAGGACGCCGCCGAGGGGTTCATGGGCCGGAAGATCATGGCCGCCGAGGAGGCGCTTTCGGGCGGCGCGCCCGAGGTGGTCGTGGCCGACGCCAACGCCGAGGAGCCGATTCTCTCGGCGCTTGACGGGAGCGGGACGCACGTCCACGCGAGCGCGATTCAGGAGGACACAGCATGA